A portion of the Candidatus Pristimantibacillus lignocellulolyticus genome contains these proteins:
- a CDS encoding AraC family transcriptional regulator, with translation MSYPKELWEDTQLTQKAYPIQIFPNRARNIKEGDCILYLHWHVHLELIIVRKGQAVIHIDSRPIEVTAGDVLLVPGGSLHVGYSQSDEDLEMDCIVFNPALFNEWMNDPTHVQLLSMYLEGKAQFPLLISQFEEWDSQYKIELDEITKEFLNKEIGYQLIVKAKLYAWLVKLARYYSKLQPVAIEREPYFANRDHFKQLIDWVKEHYTEKLSVKQAAMRVGLDQFYFCKQFKKLTGRTFIEYVNVCRVSEAERLLLSSQATIGEIATQVGCENANYFTKLYKQYKGITPSDVRRHHLGDN, from the coding sequence ATGAGTTATCCGAAGGAATTATGGGAAGATACACAACTTACGCAAAAAGCATATCCTATTCAAATATTTCCGAATAGAGCTCGTAACATTAAAGAGGGAGATTGTATCCTTTATTTGCACTGGCATGTACATCTAGAATTAATTATTGTACGGAAAGGTCAGGCAGTTATTCATATCGATAGTCGTCCCATCGAAGTTACAGCAGGTGATGTATTACTTGTACCTGGAGGAAGTTTGCATGTAGGCTATTCACAATCTGATGAAGATTTAGAAATGGATTGTATTGTATTCAACCCAGCTCTGTTTAACGAGTGGATGAATGATCCTACTCATGTTCAACTATTATCAATGTATCTAGAAGGAAAAGCACAGTTTCCACTATTAATCTCACAATTCGAAGAGTGGGATAGTCAATATAAGATTGAACTGGATGAAATAACAAAGGAGTTTCTTAATAAAGAAATAGGATATCAGCTCATTGTAAAAGCGAAGCTTTATGCTTGGTTAGTGAAGCTTGCTCGATACTACAGTAAACTTCAACCTGTTGCCATAGAGAGAGAGCCGTATTTCGCAAATCGAGATCATTTTAAACAATTGATTGATTGGGTGAAAGAGCATTATACCGAGAAATTATCCGTTAAGCAGGCAGCCATGAGGGTAGGTCTTGATCAATTTTATTTCTGCAAACAATTCAAAAAGCTAACCGGTAGAACCTTTATCGAATATGTTAATGTCTGCCGGGTAAGTGAAGCGGAACGTCTATTACTTAGTAGTCAAGCGACAATTGGTGAAATTGCTACTCAAGTTGGTTGTGAGAATGCCAACTATTTTACAAAGCTCTATAAACAGTACAAGGGGATTACACCTTCTGATGTACGCAGACATCATCTAGGAGATAACTAA
- a CDS encoding histidine kinase, translated as MLKKWRYFQLSKVGHLNGQIFFIIIGTITVPLLIISVVLYITAVNVVKTEHGSSSHLILTNLSSNIDQYLQNIEKGTITSLMDSNLQLALEQWPNTQLDNSEDLRIQYENVIEKFVGTIEMSIKNVDSVQIYTGNRVFYSANFNRADYNIGNFTEEEWYRRTIDAKGQIVLFGTHKPFHRVDALDSVISISRVINKSGTTKALSVILVDIRLDSLREILIKSEITNRKFLILDENNHLIYATDPTMVDNNLLTITEKLEQVDYTNSDAGYFYANIQNVKSYVNYVDSSYSGWKVVQYISEYEMIKYAKNIQNIIFALALLSLATALLFLFILYKRVTQPIIRLSRQVKLVGTGNFNLKLDSNRNDEFGVLYSGISKMVADLNLYIERLSDAKVQQKMTQYGALKSQINPHFLANTLETIQMKVVMNGDRETAEMIGIVGHLFRSFIPTGKETLTLQEELQQIRLYIKVQQLRFGDKIEYEENLVTGSEQAVILHFILQPLVENAIVHGLERKVGKGKVEISSSITSKHLLIHIKDNGVGMTAKQITELQSKLDATVDMVDEEHIGVKNVHDRIRYYYGDPYGITIESQEDKGTTITLYFPLKNE; from the coding sequence ATGCTAAAAAAATGGAGGTACTTTCAGCTATCTAAAGTAGGACATCTCAATGGACAAATATTTTTTATTATTATTGGTACGATAACTGTTCCTTTACTAATCATTTCAGTTGTTCTTTACATTACTGCCGTTAATGTTGTGAAAACCGAACATGGGAGTAGTTCCCATCTCATCCTTACCAATTTGTCATCAAATATAGATCAATACTTACAGAATATCGAAAAAGGAACAATTACTTCGTTGATGGATAGTAATCTACAGCTAGCACTAGAGCAATGGCCAAATACACAGCTTGATAACTCAGAAGATCTGCGAATTCAATATGAAAATGTAATTGAGAAATTTGTTGGTACAATCGAAATGTCTATTAAAAATGTAGATAGTGTTCAGATCTATACGGGAAACCGAGTGTTTTATTCCGCTAATTTCAATCGCGCTGACTATAATATTGGTAATTTTACGGAAGAAGAATGGTACAGGCGAACGATCGACGCGAAAGGACAAATCGTATTATTTGGAACTCATAAACCTTTTCATCGTGTCGATGCTTTAGATTCGGTCATTTCCATTTCCAGAGTAATTAACAAGAGTGGTACGACAAAAGCGTTAAGTGTCATCCTAGTAGATATTCGATTAGATTCACTACGTGAAATATTAATTAAATCAGAAATAACAAATCGAAAGTTTTTAATTCTAGATGAAAACAACCATTTAATCTATGCAACTGATCCTACTATGGTTGATAATAATTTACTTACGATTACAGAAAAGCTAGAACAAGTAGATTACACCAATTCAGATGCTGGTTATTTCTATGCAAATATTCAAAATGTTAAGTCATATGTCAATTATGTAGATTCCTCTTATTCTGGATGGAAGGTCGTACAATATATCTCTGAATATGAAATGATTAAGTATGCAAAAAACATTCAAAATATTATTTTTGCACTTGCTTTATTATCTTTAGCTACCGCGTTACTATTTTTATTCATACTATACAAACGCGTGACGCAACCAATTATTCGATTGAGTAGACAAGTCAAACTAGTTGGAACAGGTAATTTTAATCTCAAACTTGATAGTAATCGAAACGATGAATTCGGTGTGCTATACAGCGGAATAAGTAAGATGGTCGCTGACTTAAATTTATATATTGAGCGACTTTCAGATGCAAAGGTTCAGCAAAAAATGACGCAATATGGCGCATTAAAAAGTCAAATAAATCCTCATTTCTTGGCCAATACATTAGAAACAATTCAGATGAAAGTAGTTATGAATGGAGATCGTGAAACGGCAGAGATGATTGGGATTGTAGGACATTTGTTCCGAAGCTTTATTCCCACTGGTAAAGAAACATTAACCCTGCAAGAAGAATTACAACAAATAAGATTGTATATTAAAGTACAACAATTACGATTCGGAGACAAAATTGAGTATGAAGAGAATCTAGTAACGGGCAGTGAGCAAGCTGTTATTTTGCATTTCATATTACAACCGCTTGTTGAAAATGCTATTGTTCACGGGCTAGAAAGAAAAGTTGGGAAAGGTAAAGTCGAAATAAGTTCCTCTATTACATCCAAACATCTTCTTATTCATATTAAAGATAATGGTGTTGGAATGACTGCAAAGCAAATAACAGAACTTCAATCCAAACTTGATGCCACTGTTGATATGGTCGATGAAGAACATATAGGAGTGAAAAATGTGCATGATCGTATCCGTTATTATTATGGTGATCCTTATGGTATTACGATTGAGAGTCAAGAAGATAAAGGTACGACGATTACATTGTATTTCCCGCTGAAAAATGAATAG
- a CDS encoding Gfo/Idh/MocA family oxidoreductase, with protein MSIYKVIIAGCGNMANVWADYALTREDTTIVGLVDIFPEAAKSFAERKDLQCPIFSDISEAIQATGANLVLDITVPASHYSIASTAMKLGCNVLAEKPLAETIDQCNELVSMAAEYGKTHAIMQNRRFDPRIRALRKLITDNTIGKVGFVSADFFIGAHFGGFRDAMESPLLLDMAIHTFDQARMILGADPVSVYCHEFNPQGSWYKGNAMALCIFEMSDGSVFDYRGSWCAEGAPTSWEASWRIIGDKGTAIWDGHGLPYADIMKPEPQEGKFMNEYDRLNGEEIVMPLTFHQGCLEDMFTALSEHRKPETDSSDNIYSMAMVMAAVESSRLGQKVNINQFLNKG; from the coding sequence ATGTCAATCTATAAAGTGATTATTGCAGGTTGTGGCAATATGGCTAACGTCTGGGCTGATTATGCTCTCACTCGTGAAGATACAACGATAGTTGGTCTTGTCGATATTTTTCCTGAAGCAGCTAAAAGTTTTGCAGAGCGTAAAGACCTCCAATGTCCGATATTTTCTGATATTAGTGAAGCGATTCAAGCTACCGGTGCTAATCTAGTTCTCGATATTACAGTTCCTGCTAGTCATTATTCCATCGCTTCTACTGCTATGAAGCTTGGTTGTAATGTACTTGCTGAGAAGCCACTTGCTGAAACGATTGACCAATGTAATGAACTAGTCTCAATGGCAGCGGAATATGGAAAAACACATGCTATCATGCAAAACAGAAGATTCGATCCAAGAATTCGTGCTCTTCGTAAATTAATTACAGACAATACGATTGGTAAAGTCGGTTTTGTAAGCGCTGACTTTTTTATAGGTGCACATTTTGGAGGATTCCGAGATGCTATGGAAAGCCCTCTTCTACTAGATATGGCGATCCATACATTCGATCAAGCACGTATGATCTTGGGAGCAGATCCAGTATCCGTTTACTGTCATGAATTTAACCCCCAAGGCTCTTGGTATAAGGGAAATGCTATGGCTCTTTGTATATTTGAAATGTCTGATGGTTCAGTATTCGATTATCGCGGCTCATGGTGTGCAGAAGGCGCTCCAACGTCTTGGGAAGCATCATGGCGAATTATTGGCGACAAAGGGACAGCAATATGGGATGGACATGGTCTGCCTTATGCAGATATCATGAAGCCTGAGCCACAAGAAGGAAAATTTATGAATGAGTATGATCGATTGAACGGAGAAGAGATCGTAATGCCACTGACTTTCCATCAAGGCTGTCTTGAGGACATGTTCACAGCCTTATCCGAACATCGTAAGCCTGAAACAGATAGTAGCGACAACATTTATAGTATGGCAATGGTGATGGCAGCTGTTGAAAGTTCTCGTCTTGGACAGAAAGTTAATATAAACCAGTTTCTGAATAAAGGATAG
- a CDS encoding aldo/keto reductase: protein MEYIQIAGCDKPVSRLMKGTDYFFHDSYELVQKNMDAFIAIGGNSLDTAHIYCGGQSEEVIGRYIEDRGNRDQLVILTKGAHHDQNGPRLSKKDIAYDLSLSLERLRTNYIDLYALHRDDPSTPVEHIIETLNEYIEAGTVQAIGTSNWTWQRIQEANNYATRAGLTGFTFNSPNLSLAKTNEPFWKDCISADEETCHWHEEVQMPLLSWSSQARGFFTGLFTPENRENADLVRVFYNDANWERLSRAKQLGEQKRLTAIQIALAYVMNQPFPTCALIGARSEAELSSCNEGAVVKLTKAEIDWLDLTADHIR from the coding sequence ATGGAATATATACAAATCGCAGGATGCGATAAGCCCGTTTCAAGATTAATGAAGGGTACTGATTATTTCTTCCATGACAGTTATGAGCTTGTTCAAAAAAATATGGATGCTTTTATTGCAATCGGCGGAAATTCTTTAGATACTGCACATATATATTGTGGTGGTCAAAGTGAAGAAGTAATTGGCAGATATATCGAGGACAGAGGGAATCGGGATCAATTAGTCATTTTGACAAAAGGTGCGCATCATGATCAGAATGGTCCGAGATTGTCTAAAAAGGACATTGCATACGATCTTTCGCTTAGCTTAGAGAGATTACGAACCAATTACATTGATCTATACGCTCTGCACCGTGATGATCCAAGTACACCTGTAGAACATATTATTGAAACATTAAATGAATATATAGAGGCTGGTACAGTACAGGCTATTGGCACTTCCAATTGGACTTGGCAGCGCATACAAGAAGCTAATAACTATGCAACACGTGCGGGATTGACAGGCTTTACATTCAACAGTCCTAATTTAAGTCTTGCTAAAACTAATGAGCCATTCTGGAAAGATTGTATTTCGGCAGATGAAGAAACTTGTCATTGGCATGAGGAAGTTCAAATGCCTTTACTTTCATGGTCTTCGCAAGCTAGAGGCTTCTTTACAGGTCTGTTCACACCAGAAAATCGAGAAAATGCCGATTTGGTCCGTGTATTTTATAATGATGCGAATTGGGAGCGTCTGAGTAGAGCAAAGCAGCTTGGGGAACAAAAAAGGCTGACTGCTATACAAATTGCACTTGCCTATGTCATGAATCAGCCTTTTCCGACTTGTGCATTGATTGGAGCTCGCAGTGAAGCTGAGCTCTCATCTTGCAACGAAGGAGCAGTCGTTAAATTAACTAAGGCAGAAATAGACTGGCTTGATCTAACAGCGGATCATATACGATAA
- a CDS encoding Gfo/Idh/MocA family oxidoreductase: MSDRKLKWGVLGSAQIAVNSVIPGILQSNFNEVVAIASRNLDKAEETAVKFQIPKTYGSYEQLLQDTDIDVVYIPLPNHLHYEWTIKAIEAGKHVLCEKPLALTAEEAERMVQAAKEAGVILAEAFMYRYHPRYTQLKEIIDRGEIGEVRGIRSSFTFNNANDINNVRYRKEWGGGAIYDVGCYPITAARMLLGKEPEAVTVQAQFSSLHGDVDMMAAGLIEFEGDVSLQFDCAMWSAFRNPLEVLGSEGIIEVPSAFVTPTEESGHFYVTKSGEKNKVSVPFLNAYSLQADALAQAVLQGKPLPFDATDAVHNMKIIDACIASARGKTRVELSE, translated from the coding sequence TTGTCTGATCGCAAGCTTAAATGGGGAGTTTTAGGGAGTGCTCAAATTGCAGTTAATTCAGTTATCCCAGGCATCCTTCAATCAAATTTCAATGAAGTAGTAGCTATTGCAAGTAGAAATTTAGATAAAGCAGAAGAAACTGCTGTTAAATTTCAAATTCCGAAAACATACGGTTCATATGAACAATTACTACAGGATACAGACATCGATGTAGTTTATATACCACTTCCAAATCATTTACATTATGAATGGACAATTAAGGCAATCGAAGCAGGAAAGCATGTCTTATGCGAAAAGCCATTAGCATTAACTGCAGAAGAAGCAGAGAGAATGGTACAGGCTGCCAAAGAAGCCGGAGTAATATTAGCCGAAGCTTTCATGTATCGTTATCATCCGAGATACACCCAGCTTAAGGAGATTATTGATCGTGGAGAGATTGGTGAGGTAAGAGGAATTCGCAGTAGCTTTACTTTCAATAACGCTAATGATATTAACAATGTCCGTTATCGAAAGGAATGGGGCGGAGGAGCAATTTACGATGTTGGCTGCTATCCGATCACTGCTGCGAGAATGTTACTAGGTAAAGAACCAGAGGCTGTCACAGTACAAGCACAATTTTCGAGTCTTCATGGTGATGTAGATATGATGGCAGCAGGCTTGATTGAATTTGAAGGCGATGTCTCACTTCAATTTGACTGTGCAATGTGGTCAGCATTCCGTAACCCACTTGAAGTACTAGGTTCTGAGGGAATCATCGAAGTTCCTTCAGCCTTCGTCACGCCAACCGAAGAAAGTGGTCATTTCTATGTCACTAAATCTGGCGAAAAAAATAAAGTATCGGTTCCGTTTCTTAATGCATATTCATTGCAAGCTGATGCCCTAGCTCAGGCAGTTCTTCAAGGGAAACCACTTCCATTTGATGCAACAGATGCCGTACACAATATGAAGATTATAGATGCATGTATAGCTTCAGCACGGGGAAAAACGAGAGTAGAACTAAGCGAATAG
- a CDS encoding sugar phosphate isomerase/epimerase has translation MEQSIRIGTLVNGGNADHVIPQIVGHGFESFNPTFWQTTGRTDLKELAKRLRALSDEHGFVISAVSVFGNPLTGEGDNSDTLASWERLIDHAHLFGATIVSGFTGRLTDLPIEESIPKFKEIFGELTKRAADKGVRIAFENCDMGGTWERGDWNIAHNPTAWELMFNAVPEDNIGLEWEPCHQMVSLIDPIPQLRKWVNKVFHVHGKDASIAWDIVKEYGVHGPKPFVWHRTPGFGDSNWSDIITILRQHGYKGSIDIEGWHDPVYKDELEMTGQVYALNYLKSCRGGQYVPNPI, from the coding sequence ATGGAACAGTCAATTCGTATTGGAACGCTCGTTAATGGTGGCAATGCTGATCATGTCATTCCGCAAATTGTGGGTCATGGTTTTGAGTCTTTTAATCCTACATTTTGGCAGACAACAGGAAGAACAGATCTGAAAGAGCTTGCTAAGCGGCTTCGCGCCCTTTCTGATGAGCACGGCTTTGTTATCTCAGCAGTAAGCGTATTCGGTAATCCGCTTACTGGAGAAGGCGACAACTCGGATACTTTAGCAAGTTGGGAAAGATTAATTGATCATGCTCACTTGTTCGGAGCAACTATTGTTTCTGGGTTTACAGGCCGACTAACCGATCTTCCCATTGAGGAATCTATACCTAAATTCAAAGAAATCTTTGGCGAACTTACTAAACGTGCAGCTGATAAAGGAGTTCGTATCGCATTTGAAAACTGTGATATGGGTGGAACTTGGGAGCGTGGAGACTGGAACATCGCTCATAATCCTACAGCATGGGAGCTTATGTTCAATGCAGTACCTGAAGACAATATCGGACTAGAGTGGGAACCATGCCATCAAATGGTTAGCTTAATCGACCCGATTCCGCAATTACGAAAATGGGTAAATAAAGTTTTCCATGTGCACGGTAAAGATGCTAGCATTGCATGGGATATTGTGAAAGAGTATGGGGTTCACGGTCCAAAACCTTTTGTATGGCACCGCACTCCTGGTTTTGGTGATAGCAACTGGTCAGATATTATTACGATTTTACGCCAACATGGATATAAAGGTTCAATTGATATCGAAGGCTGGCATGACCCTGTCTATAAAGATGAATTAGAAATGACCGGGCAAGTCTATGCTCTTAATTATTTGAAATCTTGTCGTGGCGGACAATATGTACCTAATCCAATCTAG
- a CDS encoding sugar efflux transporter, whose translation MFKRLTALFSIPSYTLLFLCMLLQGMAISLSAPFLSIYFTEQLGVSVGMFGIFLAATLIAGIWISTLIGRRSDLGLNRKSIYLVATLFNALAFSGYLLIKDFTILFIYMTVFTALGSPGMPQLFAISREAVNNSNSTDHAFANSTLRAAFSLGFITGPLIGTLLIAAVGFNGIFSGTISVFLLIALLVFLFLKSNTKLKISNEEVKRFRLSQNINILLPFLVLIFIYIAHWTSTLNTALFITNNLGGTTNDVGLVSSICAALEIPFMIMLGLLSAKYSNRILMMFGTILGAAYYLVVLISGEMWQLFAAQILLAVFVAVFSAIGISYIQDLLPNMPGYASTLYSNSSTIDRLIGSLVGGGLATIVGYRYSFVFCFILIIISIFLLVASGRHSVKETRKLTV comes from the coding sequence ATGTTCAAACGACTCACTGCACTATTTTCTATCCCCTCATATACCTTACTCTTTTTGTGTATGTTACTGCAGGGAATGGCTATTTCACTCAGCGCACCCTTTTTATCAATTTATTTCACGGAACAACTTGGTGTATCTGTCGGAATGTTTGGTATTTTTCTAGCTGCCACGTTGATTGCCGGGATATGGATCAGTACACTAATTGGGAGACGCTCTGACCTCGGCTTGAATCGCAAAAGCATTTATCTTGTCGCCACGCTCTTTAATGCTCTGGCATTTAGTGGATACTTGTTAATTAAGGACTTTACAATCTTATTCATCTACATGACCGTGTTCACTGCTCTTGGTTCACCAGGAATGCCTCAATTGTTCGCAATTTCTAGAGAAGCAGTAAATAATAGCAATTCTACTGACCATGCGTTTGCTAATTCTACTTTGCGGGCTGCTTTTTCCCTTGGCTTTATTACAGGTCCATTAATTGGTACACTGCTAATTGCTGCTGTTGGATTTAACGGGATATTCTCAGGTACGATCAGTGTTTTCCTACTTATTGCCTTACTTGTTTTCCTATTTCTTAAATCAAATACAAAACTTAAAATCAGTAATGAAGAAGTAAAAAGGTTCCGGCTCAGTCAAAATATTAATATACTACTTCCTTTTCTAGTACTAATATTCATATATATCGCTCACTGGACAAGCACCCTCAATACTGCCCTCTTTATTACTAACAATCTTGGGGGAACGACCAACGATGTCGGTCTAGTCAGCAGTATTTGTGCAGCTTTAGAAATTCCTTTTATGATTATGCTCGGTTTACTTAGTGCAAAGTACAGTAACCGAATTTTGATGATGTTCGGGACAATTTTAGGAGCAGCTTATTATCTCGTTGTCCTTATTTCTGGTGAGATGTGGCAGTTATTTGCAGCACAAATTCTACTGGCTGTTTTCGTTGCCGTTTTTTCAGCGATTGGCATAAGCTACATCCAAGATCTGCTTCCCAACATGCCTGGATATGCATCAACACTCTACTCTAATTCATCCACAATCGACAGACTGATTGGTAGTCTTGTTGGCGGAGGATTAGCCACTATTGTAGGTTACCGTTACTCATTTGTATTCTGTTTTATACTTATCATTATTTCTATATTTTTACTTGTGGCAAGCGGACGGCACTCTGTCAAAGAAACTCGTAAATTAACAGTTTAA
- a CDS encoding AraC family transcriptional regulator, protein MRRQYHMVTLSENIYFIYPESVGHYISEPDHIVNRKPKQMISYNIHVVESGYGFVELDGIEHVLGPGDAVFYYPQQEQNYYSSKDQPWNIRWIHFYGDKLKDYLLSNNIKPGQLWTLKQTELWIKLHDELMLEAETNLMLNPTQLSARTYALVVNFIEQAIPLTERKQGGTNKKILDLLPEMQSSATEPFELEYWSSKVEVSPHYFCKLFKQTMSITPMEFITRCRLQIAKQWLLERGDCSIGQIANEAGYPSVSYFNKRFMEYEKITPTTYRELYAMTIE, encoded by the coding sequence TTGAGACGTCAATACCATATGGTTACATTATCTGAGAATATTTATTTCATCTATCCTGAGTCTGTTGGTCATTATATCTCTGAGCCTGATCATATCGTAAATCGTAAGCCTAAACAAATGATTAGTTATAATATTCATGTTGTTGAATCGGGCTATGGCTTTGTTGAATTAGATGGTATTGAGCATGTTCTAGGACCTGGAGATGCTGTATTTTACTATCCGCAACAGGAGCAAAATTACTATTCCAGTAAAGATCAGCCTTGGAATATTCGTTGGATTCACTTTTATGGAGATAAGCTAAAAGATTATTTACTAAGCAATAACATTAAACCAGGTCAACTGTGGACCTTAAAGCAGACTGAACTTTGGATCAAACTACACGATGAATTGATGCTAGAGGCAGAAACCAATCTTATGCTTAATCCGACGCAATTATCTGCTAGGACGTACGCATTAGTCGTTAATTTTATTGAGCAAGCCATTCCTTTAACGGAACGGAAACAAGGAGGAACTAATAAAAAAATATTAGATTTACTTCCTGAAATGCAATCTTCTGCTACTGAACCTTTTGAACTCGAATATTGGTCAAGCAAAGTGGAGGTAAGCCCGCACTATTTCTGCAAGCTCTTCAAACAGACGATGTCAATTACACCAATGGAGTTCATTACAAGATGTAGGCTGCAAATCGCTAAGCAATGGCTGCTGGAGCGCGGTGATTGCTCTATTGGTCAAATCGCTAATGAAGCGGGATACCCAAGTGTTAGCTATTTCAATAAACGATTTATGGAATATGAGAAAATAACCCCTACAACCTACAGAGAATTGTATGCGATGACGATAGAGTAA
- a CDS encoding GNAT family N-acetyltransferase, whose translation MNIEAVFEQFPNLKSDRCILKKIEDHHLEEVFEIYNNDKVFEYCGIIPKHNKDTVKNMIGHFERDYNKRSRIKWGIFANTEPDILLGIIEAVDFNQKVNVVTIGYYLSESHWGKGIATEAVKILIDFLFMDVNVNRIQAEVMPRNETSKKVLLKNGFMKEGTLRQATLWAGKGIVDLEIYSILKEDYVK comes from the coding sequence ATGAACATAGAAGCAGTTTTTGAGCAGTTTCCTAACTTAAAGTCAGATCGTTGCATATTGAAGAAGATTGAAGATCATCATCTTGAGGAAGTTTTCGAAATCTATAACAATGATAAAGTATTTGAATACTGTGGCATTATACCAAAACATAATAAAGATACTGTGAAAAATATGATTGGGCATTTTGAGAGAGATTATAATAAAAGATCAAGGATTAAGTGGGGGATATTCGCCAATACTGAACCAGATATTTTGCTTGGAATAATTGAAGCTGTCGACTTTAATCAAAAGGTAAATGTTGTGACGATTGGCTACTATTTGTCGGAATCACATTGGGGAAAGGGTATCGCTACTGAAGCTGTAAAAATATTAATCGATTTTTTGTTTATGGATGTCAATGTCAACAGAATTCAAGCTGAAGTAATGCCTCGAAATGAGACTTCAAAGAAGGTACTATTGAAGAATGGCTTCATGAAAGAAGGAACATTGAGACAAGCTACCCTATGGGCAGGAAAAGGAATAGTCGATTTAGAAATATACAGTATTTTAAAAGAAGACTATGTAAAATGA
- a CDS encoding acyl-CoA/acyl-ACP dehydrogenase, with amino-acid sequence MLTQQSMFVRTDEQEQKMKIIGELADSFIEEAHAADLENRFSYAHIEALRKIGYPAYTVPKASGGQGISIYELVLYQERLAQGDAAIALGIGWHLSVMYDLNQRQLWSEDQVEKINKNVVEQQAIVNRAATERSTGSPQRGGKPQTTAIALPDNKFLLNGRKTFTSLSPVLDYYIVTAVYEERTVEFIINRHTEGITIDPTWNVVGMKGTASHDLVLENVIVPKEDLVYYYPSERFSTAAPSLLHIPACYLGIALAARSEALRFAKDYQPSTLAQPILYTPSVTQQLGQMELELHTARHFLYSVAQRWDNRDHTQDDTSFIPELTATKVFAQKVAMSVVDIAMKIVGAHSLAVSHPLQRLYRDVRFGLHNPPMEDIVITNLGKQAIQEAEL; translated from the coding sequence ATGCTTACGCAACAATCGATGTTTGTTCGTACTGATGAGCAGGAACAAAAAATGAAGATAATAGGTGAGCTAGCTGATTCCTTTATTGAGGAAGCACATGCGGCTGATTTGGAAAATCGTTTCTCATATGCTCATATTGAGGCATTACGTAAAATTGGCTATCCAGCTTACACCGTACCAAAAGCATCAGGGGGCCAAGGGATATCGATATATGAACTTGTTCTCTATCAAGAACGATTAGCTCAAGGAGATGCCGCGATTGCCTTAGGCATTGGATGGCATTTAAGTGTGATGTATGACCTGAATCAGAGGCAACTATGGTCTGAGGATCAAGTGGAGAAAATAAATAAAAATGTTGTAGAGCAACAGGCGATTGTTAATCGCGCTGCAACAGAAAGATCAACAGGAAGTCCTCAGCGTGGAGGAAAACCACAAACCACAGCTATTGCGTTACCCGATAATAAATTTCTACTCAATGGTCGTAAAACTTTTACTTCATTATCACCAGTATTAGATTACTATATTGTCACGGCTGTGTATGAGGAGCGAACAGTAGAATTTATTATAAATCGACATACCGAAGGTATAACGATTGATCCTACTTGGAATGTCGTTGGAATGAAAGGAACGGCTAGTCATGATCTCGTATTAGAAAATGTCATCGTGCCGAAAGAAGATTTAGTCTACTACTATCCAAGCGAAAGATTTTCTACCGCGGCTCCTTCTCTACTGCATATTCCTGCCTGCTACCTAGGCATTGCTCTTGCAGCACGAAGCGAAGCGTTACGATTTGCAAAGGATTATCAACCAAGTACGTTAGCTCAGCCAATTCTTTATACGCCTTCAGTAACTCAACAACTAGGTCAAATGGAGCTCGAGCTTCATACAGCTCGACATTTTCTGTATAGTGTAGCGCAGCGTTGGGATAATAGAGATCACACTCAGGACGACACTAGCTTTATACCAGAGCTTACAGCTACAAAAGTATTTGCTCAAAAAGTCGCGATGTCTGTTGTTGATATCGCAATGAAAATAGTCGGTGCGCATAGTCTAGCAGTCAGCCATCCATTACAGCGCTTATATCGTGATGTTCGATTCGGACTACATAACCCACCTATGGAAGATATCGTTATTACGAATTTAGGAAAGCAGGCTATCCAAGAAGCAGAGCTCTAA